A single genomic interval of Patescibacteria group bacterium harbors:
- a CDS encoding LemA family protein: MPTYLWIIVVIVIWFVWWIISTYNGLITWHNRVNESWSDIDVQLKRRYDLIPNLVNAVKGYAAHEKETFENVTQARTQAMGAQTMSQKAEAEDGLTGALKTLFAVAENYPQLRASENFQKLQDELTDTENKIQASRRFYNSNARDFNVKCEVFPSNLIAGKLGFKTVEFFELKEEAARTAPKVEF, translated from the coding sequence ATGCCTACTTATCTTTGGATTATCGTCGTCATAGTAATTTGGTTTGTTTGGTGGATTATTTCCACTTATAACGGCTTAATTACTTGGCACAATCGCGTAAATGAATCCTGGTCTGATATCGACGTTCAACTTAAACGAAGATACGACCTTATTCCGAATTTGGTTAATGCCGTCAAAGGATACGCGGCTCATGAAAAAGAAACATTTGAAAATGTCACTCAAGCCAGAACTCAAGCCATGGGAGCGCAAACAATGTCGCAAAAAGCGGAAGCGGAAGATGGTTTGACCGGCGCTTTAAAAACTTTATTCGCCGTGGCTGAAAATTATCCTCAGTTAAGAGCTTCGGAAAATTTTCAAAAACTGCAAGATGAACTGACTGATACGGAAAATAAAATTCAAGCTTCCCGTAGATTTTACAATAGCAATGCCAGAGATTTCAATGTCAAATGCGAAGTGTTTCCGTCCAATTTAATTGCCGGAAAACTCGGTTTTAAAACAGTGGAATTTTTTGAACTTAAAGAAGAAGCGGCTCGCACTGCGCCGAAAGTTGAATTCTAA
- the amrB gene encoding AmmeMemoRadiSam system protein B — MISFAAIIPHHPILIPSIGQEKLEMAKQTVEAMEKLKNKLVKIKPDIIIVISPHGLIFADAFCLNLAEKYSSSLELFGDLTTKMEFKSDSKLTYRIRERFETANPPPFLTMISEQNLDYGVTVPLYYLTQKTPATNDSISNFSLIPISVSELDYQKHFEFGQGLKEEIMQSDKKIAVIASGDLSHALSQTENPVENEFDKKLIKFLKQKNIDKIINFDPNLVQEAKECGLRPIIVLLGVLDNLNYKPEILSYEAPFGVGTLVAHFKIS; from the coding sequence ATGATTTCTTTTGCCGCTATTATTCCTCATCATCCCATTCTCATCCCGTCTATTGGCCAAGAAAAACTTGAAATGGCCAAACAGACCGTTGAAGCAATGGAAAAATTAAAAAATAAATTGGTTAAAATAAAACCGGATATAATTATTGTTATTTCTCCGCACGGTTTGATTTTCGCCGATGCTTTTTGTTTAAACTTGGCTGAAAAATATTCCAGCAGCCTTGAATTATTCGGAGACTTAACCACCAAGATGGAATTCAAGAGCGACTCAAAATTAACATACAGAATCAGAGAACGTTTTGAAACCGCCAATCCCCCGCCCTTTTTAACAATGATCAGCGAACAAAATTTGGATTATGGCGTTACAGTACCGTTATATTATTTAACTCAAAAAACACCCGCGACCAATGATTCTATTTCAAATTTTTCTCTTATTCCAATCAGTGTTTCCGAATTGGATTATCAAAAACATTTTGAATTCGGACAAGGATTGAAAGAAGAAATCATGCAAAGTGATAAAAAAATCGCCGTCATCGCTTCCGGAGATTTATCTCATGCCTTGAGTCAAACGGAGAATCCCGTTGAAAACGAATTTGATAAAAAATTAATCAAGTTTCTCAAACAAAAAAATATTGATAAAATCATAAATTTTGATCCTAATTTAGTTCAAGAAGCTAAAGAATGCGGTCTGCGTCCGATTATCGTTCTTTTGGGAGTTTTGGACAATTTAAATTACAAACCGGAGATACTTTCTTACGAAGCGCCATTTGGCGTCGGCACTCTGGTGGCTCATTTCAAAATTTCTTAA
- a CDS encoding presenilin family intramembrane aspartyl protease has product MNFNKKSIYFWETILFILTLGLGISAVFRLRSFFTPGAAGIPPLNIWHFMGQFFSVTLFVFIISILGAKAAKIKDIIFKTIFILAVFSGGFILLNLWMPSIFALILIIALILVWLIKPTVLIHDLSVILAISSIGAIMGLGFKPMEVIVLLLIFSVYDFIAVYKTKHMVKMAREMIRSQAILGFIIPSNFSAQGGSALGGKDWMENLKKVEPGGNFLILGGGDIIFPLLLCASLAGRGIMDVLIVAIFALIGLLTSFWIFNRQSNRQPIPALPPIALFSIIGYLLSLIV; this is encoded by the coding sequence ATGAATTTCAACAAAAAATCTATTTATTTTTGGGAGACCATTTTGTTTATTTTGACCCTAGGATTGGGGATATCGGCTGTTTTCAGATTACGTTCATTTTTTACACCGGGCGCTGCCGGTATTCCACCGCTTAATATTTGGCACTTTATGGGACAATTCTTTTCAGTCACTTTATTTGTTTTTATCATTTCAATATTAGGCGCAAAAGCAGCTAAAATAAAAGACATAATATTTAAAACTATTTTTATTTTAGCTGTATTTTCGGGTGGATTTATTTTATTGAATTTATGGATGCCGAGTATTTTCGCCTTGATTTTAATAATTGCTTTGATTTTAGTTTGGTTAATCAAGCCGACGGTTTTAATTCATGATTTGTCAGTGATTTTGGCAATATCAAGTATTGGCGCCATAATGGGTTTGGGATTTAAACCAATGGAAGTAATTGTGCTGTTATTGATTTTTTCCGTTTACGATTTTATTGCTGTTTATAAGACCAAGCATATGGTTAAAATGGCCAGAGAAATGATCAGGAGTCAAGCTATTTTGGGTTTTATTATTCCGTCAAATTTTTCCGCCCAAGGCGGATCGGCCTTGGGCGGAAAAGATTGGATGGAAAATTTAAAAAAAGTGGAACCTGGTGGAAATTTTTTAATTTTAGGCGGCGGCGATATTATTTTTCCATTGCTTTTGTGCGCGTCTTTGGCAGGAAGGGGGATTATGGATGTTTTGATCGTCGCTATCTTTGCTTTAATCGGACTTTTGACAAGCTTTTGGATTTTTAACCGACAATCAAATCGTCAACCGATTCCCGCTCTTCCGCCCATTGCCTTATTTTCCATTATTGGATATTTATTAAGCTTGATTGTTTAA
- a CDS encoding glycosyltransferase family 2 protein, whose protein sequence is MISIIITTNKEPKSLPQAIQSFLDSNLLKADDEILIVGPDEESEKIAKEFQIRFPVIKYLKDKGKGKPAALNLVFQQARGEILILSDGDVKIKKEDLEYLITPFENNKVGAVSGQPISTSSRNNLFGYWSHFLTFAAHQMRLKNRNFPCSGYLFAILKKIIDQIPENMLAEDAVMTQMARNQGYQVVYAPQAKVYIKYPDNFKDWLKQKVRSTGGYVQEFGIWNLESRIKKMRNFWQEVQSGIKLFFIFPKTIKEFFWTILLYLARIYLWLAIFWQIKIRKKTFAHIWQRIESTK, encoded by the coding sequence ATGATTTCTATTATTATCACCACCAATAAAGAGCCGAAGAGTTTGCCGCAAGCCATTCAGTCATTTTTGGATTCCAATTTATTAAAAGCGGATGACGAAATTTTAATTGTCGGTCCTGACGAAGAATCTGAAAAAATAGCAAAAGAATTTCAAATAAGATTTCCTGTTATAAAATATTTAAAAGACAAAGGAAAAGGTAAGCCGGCTGCTTTAAATTTGGTCTTTCAACAAGCAAGGGGAGAGATTTTAATTTTAAGCGACGGTGATGTTAAAATAAAGAAAGAAGATTTGGAATATTTAATAACTCCTTTTGAAAATAATAAAGTCGGCGCGGTCAGCGGTCAACCGATTTCAACCAGTTCTCGCAATAATTTATTCGGTTATTGGTCTCATTTTCTGACTTTTGCCGCTCATCAAATGAGATTAAAAAATAGAAATTTTCCTTGTTCGGGTTATCTTTTTGCCATTTTAAAAAAAATTATTGATCAAATTCCCGAGAATATGCTGGCTGAAGATGCGGTTATGACTCAGATGGCCAGAAATCAGGGTTATCAAGTAGTTTACGCGCCGCAAGCCAAGGTTTATATTAAATATCCTGATAATTTTAAAGATTGGTTAAAACAGAAAGTTCGTTCAACCGGCGGCTATGTACAAGAATTTGGAATTTGGAATTTGGAATCTAGAATAAAAAAAATGAGAAATTTTTGGCAAGAAGTGCAGAGTGGCATTAAACTATTTTTCATTTTTCCAAAGACCATAAAAGAATTTTTTTGGACAATTTTACTTTATTTGGCGAGAATTTATCTTTGGTTGGCCATTTTTTGGCAAATAAAAATAAGAAAAAAAACCTTTGCTCATATTTGGCAAAGGATAGAAAGTACAAAGTAA
- the gltX gene encoding glutamate--tRNA ligase: MIRTRFAPSPTGFLHVGGLRTCLYSWLFAKKNNGKFILRVEDTDRQRYVENAVENLLKMLQTMGLDWDEGPFIENNKIVQKGNCGPYIQSERLEIYQNLAKKLVEEDKAYYCFCTSEELDKMKQDQMAQKLPPRYDERCRKLTKDEIALRLSSGQPYVIRLKVPEEGTIAFTDLIRGEIKFDLKDIDDQVLLKSDGFPTYHLAVVIDDYKMEITHIIRGEEWIPSVPKHILLYQYFNWPLPQFAHLPLLLNPDHSKLSKRQGDVTVEDYLSKGYLKEAILNFIAFLGWNPGTEQEIFSLEELIKTFSLEKIQKAGAVFNVEKLDWLNGCYIRQMDTDELTKKCMPYLEQTGLIKSSNFDWIKKIVALEQERLKRLNEIGDLTKFFFLDTLEYEPELLQWKKMDNQQIKDSLSQTGVILEKISSDQFTAKNIMDNLLPLKEKIGVGETLWPLRAALSGLKSSPPPEAIAEVLGKEKTINRVNQAIEKLKQ; encoded by the coding sequence ATGATCAGAACTCGTTTTGCTCCATCACCAACAGGATTTTTGCATGTCGGCGGCTTGCGGACCTGTCTTTATAGTTGGCTTTTTGCCAAAAAGAACAACGGCAAATTTATTTTGCGCGTTGAAGACACCGATCGTCAAAGATATGTGGAAAATGCGGTGGAAAATTTACTAAAAATGCTGCAAACCATGGGTCTGGATTGGGATGAAGGACCTTTTATTGAAAATAATAAAATAGTTCAAAAAGGAAATTGCGGACCGTATATTCAATCTGAACGGCTGGAAATTTATCAAAATTTGGCGAAAAAATTAGTGGAAGAAGACAAGGCATATTATTGTTTTTGCACTTCGGAAGAATTGGATAAAATGAAACAAGACCAAATGGCGCAAAAACTTCCGCCCAGATATGACGAAAGATGCAGAAAATTAACCAAAGATGAAATAGCTCTTCGGCTTAGTTCGGGACAACCTTATGTTATTAGGTTAAAAGTTCCGGAAGAGGGGACGATTGCTTTTACGGATTTGATCAGAGGTGAAATAAAATTTGATTTAAAAGATATTGACGATCAAGTTTTATTGAAATCAGACGGTTTCCCGACTTATCATTTAGCCGTGGTCATTGATGATTACAAAATGGAAATCACTCATATTATTAGGGGAGAAGAATGGATTCCTTCAGTGCCAAAACATATTTTGCTTTATCAATATTTTAATTGGCCATTGCCTCAATTTGCTCATTTGCCATTATTGCTTAATCCGGATCATTCCAAATTATCCAAGCGGCAGGGAGATGTTACAGTGGAAGATTATCTATCAAAAGGATATTTAAAAGAAGCTATTTTGAATTTTATCGCTTTCTTGGGTTGGAATCCCGGGACCGAACAGGAAATTTTCAGTCTTGAAGAATTGATTAAAACGTTTTCTTTGGAAAAAATTCAAAAAGCCGGAGCTGTTTTTAATGTGGAAAAATTGGATTGGCTGAATGGATGTTATATACGGCAAATGGATACGGACGAGCTGACAAAAAAATGCATGCCATATTTGGAGCAAACAGGCTTGATAAAGTCATCAAATTTTGACTGGATTAAAAAAATTGTCGCGCTTGAGCAGGAACGGCTTAAACGGTTGAACGAGATAGGAGATTTAACCAAATTTTTCTTTTTAGATACTTTGGAATATGAACCGGAACTGTTGCAATGGAAAAAAATGGATAATCAGCAAATTAAAGACAGTTTAAGTCAAACCGGAGTTATTTTGGAAAAAATTTCAAGCGATCAATTTACTGCTAAAAATATAATGGACAATTTATTACCATTAAAGGAGAAAATCGGAGTAGGAGAGACACTTTGGCCTTTAAGAGCGGCTTTAAGCGGCCTTAAATCTTCACCTCCGCCCGAAGCGATAGCCGAAGTTTTAGGCAAAGAAAAAACTATAAACAGGGTTAATCAGGCTATTGAAAAATTGAAACAATGA
- a CDS encoding peptidoglycan DD-metalloendopeptidase family protein, which yields MKKNIKQFLTIFILASFIFLFNFVKTPITAAQDYTQEIDQIQKEIDSHQSYLKKLEEQKKVYEKNIEIKRKEAVNLKNQLSILKNQVSKTKVEIEEKETEITTTDLSIKNIQFKILEKQKEIQDQKENLQQILRLINRYDNKNLLTIIVLSDSISDILSHVRYLNTFQGSLSHSLEQIKLIKEGMELQEKDLRTNLQNITNLQNDLLDKKSQLTTEKNANENILEKTQGAEWKFQSLLADAVAEQRRTENEISNLETSIRTKLAEEKEKKDQIMEQEGSIVFSWPVPNNGITCSFHDPDYPYRKWIGEHPAIDIRASQGINIRAAASGYVAKAKNGGMGYSYIMIINNDTFSTVYGHVSQIFVREDEYVRRGTVIGKSGGLPGTSGAGNFSTGPHLHFEIRKNGIPVNPEDYLL from the coding sequence ATGAAAAAAAATATAAAACAATTTTTGACTATTTTTATTTTGGCAAGTTTTATTTTTTTATTTAATTTTGTAAAAACGCCGATAACGGCCGCTCAGGATTATACTCAAGAGATTGACCAAATTCAGAAAGAGATTGACTCTCACCAGAGTTATCTTAAAAAGTTGGAAGAGCAAAAGAAAGTTTATGAAAAAAATATAGAAATCAAGAGAAAAGAGGCGGTTAATCTTAAAAATCAATTAAGTATTTTAAAAAATCAAGTCTCAAAAACAAAAGTGGAGATAGAAGAAAAAGAAACAGAGATAACGACCACAGATTTATCAATTAAAAATATTCAATTTAAAATTTTGGAAAAGCAAAAAGAAATTCAGGATCAGAAAGAAAATTTACAGCAAATTTTAAGATTGATTAATCGATATGACAATAAAAATCTTTTGACAATTATTGTTTTAAGCGATTCCATCTCTGATATTTTGAGTCACGTGCGCTATTTAAACACTTTTCAAGGAAGCCTGTCTCATTCTCTTGAACAAATCAAATTAATCAAAGAAGGGATGGAACTGCAAGAAAAAGATTTACGCACCAATTTGCAGAACATAACCAATCTGCAGAATGATTTATTGGATAAAAAATCTCAGTTAACAACTGAGAAAAATGCCAATGAAAATATTTTGGAAAAAACACAAGGCGCGGAATGGAAATTTCAAAGTTTATTGGCCGATGCTGTCGCCGAACAGCGAAGAACGGAAAATGAAATTTCAAATTTGGAAACAAGCATCAGGACAAAATTAGCAGAAGAGAAAGAAAAAAAAGATCAAATCATGGAGCAAGAGGGTTCAATTGTTTTTTCCTGGCCGGTGCCGAATAATGGTATAACTTGTTCCTTTCATGATCCTGATTATCCTTATAGAAAATGGATTGGAGAGCATCCGGCTATTGATATTCGCGCCTCTCAGGGTATAAATATCAGAGCGGCAGCCTCGGGTTATGTGGCAAAAGCAAAAAATGGCGGAATGGGTTACAGTTATATTATGATTATCAATAATGACACCTTTTCCACTGTTTACGGGCATGTAAGTCAAATTTTTGTAAGAGAAGACGAATATGTCAGAAGGGGTACGGTTATAGGAAAAAGCGGGGGACTACCGGGAACCAGCGGCGCAGGAAATTTTTCTACCGGTCCGCATTTGCATTTTGAAATAAGAAAAAATGGTATTCCTGTCAATCCGGAAGATTATTTATTGTAA